The genomic region CAGGTTCTATTCCGATATCGAACGGGTCAAACAGATATTCAGCAAACCCGAAATGAACGTAGGCTGGTTCAGCGCGGGCGAGCGGTTCGCCGATTTCCTGAAGAAGATACCCGCTCTCCTGCTGCTCGGGTTCTACATGCTCTGCAAGTTCATACAGGTGTTCTCCTTAAGCGTGATCCAGAAACGCACACGCATCTCTTTCGGATTCTTTCTTGGCATGTTCGACGGCTTTTTCCCCGCAAGAAAGAAACCGGCAACCTTTGGACGATCCGAAGGGCTGCCGGATGGAGAGAGTCCGGTGTCTCCGGAACCGGCGTCGAATCCATAAGGAACCAGGCGGGCTCGCCGTGAGTGTCATCCTTGAAGCGGATGTGCGTCAGGTGGTTGAGAGAGTCGGGAACGCCTTCCGTCGACTCAGCGGCAGGAGCCTGCTGCTTGCGGGTGGAACAGGATTTGTGGGGACCCATCTCTTGGAAACTCTGGCCTACCTAAACGACCGAGTCCTGGATCGGCCCTGCCGTGTGGTTGCCGTTGCCCGCCATCCGGAGTCCTTCTCTCGGAAATGCCCACGATTGGCCCATCGTAGGGACATCCAGTGGGTCAAGGGAGACATCCGATCCTTTCATCCCCCGCGAGGCCCGTGGTCGTTTATCGTCCACGCGGGCGCCCCATCCGATCCCAAGAAGCTGAAAGGTAATCCACAGGAGGTGATGGACGTGATCGCGGCGGGGACCCGAAGACTTCTCGAATTCGCCTCGGAGAAGGAGACGGAGGCGTTTCTGTTCCTGAGTTCGGGCGCCGTCTATGGTCCTCAGCCTCCTCAACTGGACTCACTCCCCGAAACTTACCAGGGCGGACCCGACACCCGAAACGGCCGCTCCGGATACGGTGAAGCCAAGCGTTATGCGGAAGTGCTCTGCCAAGCGTGCCTGGAGAGCAAGGGGATCCCCATCGTGGTGGCCCGGTTATTCACGTTCGTGGGCCCGCACATGGATCTAGACGCAGGCTTCGCCGTCACGGATTTCGTCCGTCAGGGCCTGAGGGACCGCGTCATCCGAATACAAGGAGATGGCCGCGCTATCCGCACGCTGTGCTACAGTGCGGACATGACCGTAGCGATATGGAAAATACTGTTGAGCGGGCGCAAAGGACAGGCCTATAATGTCGGGTCGGATCTGGAAAGGATCTCCATTGAAGAATTGGCCGGAAAAGTTGCGGGCATCATAGGACTTCGATGCAGGATCAGAGTCGAGAGGAAAGGGGGCGGAGATTTTCTTCGGCCGCGGTACGTCCCCGACATCACGAAGCTCAAGTCCGAACTGGGGTTTTCTCTCCATCACGATCTGGATCTCTCTCTT from Nitrospirota bacterium harbors:
- a CDS encoding NAD-dependent epimerase/dehydratase family protein, giving the protein MSVILEADVRQVVERVGNAFRRLSGRSLLLAGGTGFVGTHLLETLAYLNDRVLDRPCRVVAVARHPESFSRKCPRLAHRRDIQWVKGDIRSFHPPRGPWSFIVHAGAPSDPKKLKGNPQEVMDVIAAGTRRLLEFASEKETEAFLFLSSGAVYGPQPPQLDSLPETYQGGPDTRNGRSGYGEAKRYAEVLCQACLESKGIPIVVARLFTFVGPHMDLDAGFAVTDFVRQGLRDRVIRIQGDGRAIRTLCYSADMTVAIWKILLSGRKGQAYNVGSDLERISIEELAGKVAGIIGLRCRIRVERKGGGDFLRPRYVPDITKLKSELGFSLHHDLDLSLRRTIEHVREKAAT